The following are from one region of the Nostoc cf. commune SO-36 genome:
- the kaiB gene encoding circadian clock protein KaiB: protein MKKPKKAYVLKLYVAGNTPTSVRALKTLKDILEQEFEGVYALKVIDVLKSPQLAEEDKILATPTLSKILPPPVRKIIGDLSDRERVLIGLDLLYEELSEEDFEE, encoded by the coding sequence ATGAAAAAACCCAAAAAAGCCTACGTTCTCAAGCTTTACGTAGCAGGAAACACCCCTACTTCAGTCCGGGCATTAAAAACACTCAAAGATATTTTAGAACAGGAGTTTGAAGGTGTTTATGCTTTAAAAGTGATCGATGTGTTGAAAAGCCCACAACTGGCAGAAGAAGATAAAATATTGGCGACACCAACATTATCTAAAATTTTGCCTCCACCTGTTCGCAAAATCATCGGCGATCTTTCCGATAGAGAAAGAGTACTGATTGGATTAGATTTGCTTTACGAAGAACTGAGTGAAGAAGATTTTGAAGAGTGA
- a CDS encoding circadian clock protein KaiA — protein sequence MLLPILILQPDVKKCLNNPVDLANHKGLITWVCKFMDAIIAQFRYLPVAATTSGETNSLPHWLQENQSRAYTNKYLYVFVSQMQKSQQYFQEMTPPERQELLKQLKSDYSLILIDYFTTDKSLKDKIDKFINTIFYANIPVPQIIEIHMEVIEDFSNQLKLEGRSNEALLDYRLTLIDILAHLCEVYRSSISK from the coding sequence ATGTTATTACCGATATTGATTCTGCAACCTGATGTTAAAAAATGCTTAAATAATCCAGTTGACTTAGCCAACCACAAAGGTTTGATTACGTGGGTGTGCAAATTTATGGACGCAATTATTGCCCAATTTCGCTACCTACCTGTTGCTGCAACCACCTCTGGAGAAACCAACTCTTTACCCCATTGGCTGCAAGAAAATCAAAGTAGGGCATACACTAACAAATACCTCTATGTATTTGTCAGTCAGATGCAAAAAAGCCAACAGTATTTTCAGGAGATGACTCCGCCCGAAAGACAAGAATTATTAAAACAGCTTAAATCAGATTATAGCTTAATTCTTATAGATTATTTTACTACAGATAAATCACTAAAAGATAAAATTGATAAATTTATCAATACTATATTTTATGCTAATATTCCTGTGCCCCAAATAATCGAAATTCACATGGAGGTAATTGAAGATTTTTCTAACCAGCTAAAATTAGAAGGAAGGAGCAATGAAGCATTACTTGATTACCGCCTAACGTTGATAGATATCCTAGCTCATCTGTGCGAAGTCTATAGGAGTTCAATTTCTAAATAA